One part of the candidate division KSB1 bacterium genome encodes these proteins:
- the recG gene encoding ATP-dependent DNA helicase RecG, which translates to MIERFDKLLTTPIQYLKGIGEKRAEKLNQAGIYTIGDLLQHYPRRYLDRSNITQIRNVRPNDTATVVGKILTQGIKKGIRSRFIVVISDNTGIVHCVWFHQLNYWQKRFKVGQTIAVSGKFGYYGGLQIVHPEFDLLSEDGEDREEEFVNTGKIIPLYPSSESLSQVGLDSRGFRRVIRQMLSTHGDEIEEILPQTILQRHNLMPLAEAFQNIHFPSDFTRLGQAKRRLKFNELFLMEFLLAYRRHYITGQQKGIQFATVGERVKTLVDLLPFELTEAQKKVLREIRADMKSPRPMYRLLQGDVGSGKTIVALVSMLIAVENGYQAALMAPTEILAEQHYLTFKRWLAGLGVQIHLLIGGQGNRQREEILAAMERGECDIVVGTHALIQEPVKFHRLGLVVIDEQHRFGVAQRAMLTAKGERPDVLVMTATPIPRTLSLTIYGDLDVSILDEMPEGRLPVRTSWRYENKRNDIYNFVRTKVAEGRQAYIVFPLIEESEKLDLQAATESYEQMAQGVFSQFKLALLHGRMSTDQKDAIMMAFKNGEIQILVSTTVIEVGVDVPNATIMVIENAERFGLTQLHQLRGRVGRGTEQSYCILIAKPPLTQEAITRLNTMTQTTDGFKIAEVDLKLRGPGEFFGTRQHGLPELKIADPIEDLALLTKARQEAFSLVTNQVEFEATAKALARNPLFQDYRDKLELTRIG; encoded by the coding sequence TTGATCGAGAGATTCGACAAGTTGTTGACCACACCGATACAATACCTCAAAGGGATCGGAGAGAAACGGGCTGAGAAACTGAATCAGGCTGGAATTTACACCATTGGTGATCTGCTGCAGCATTATCCTCGTCGTTACCTCGACCGCAGCAACATCACACAGATCCGAAATGTTCGTCCCAATGACACTGCAACCGTAGTGGGCAAGATCCTGACCCAAGGGATCAAGAAGGGGATTCGCTCGCGGTTTATCGTGGTGATCAGCGACAACACTGGGATTGTTCACTGTGTTTGGTTTCATCAGCTCAATTATTGGCAAAAGCGGTTCAAGGTAGGGCAGACGATTGCAGTGAGTGGTAAGTTCGGCTATTACGGCGGACTTCAGATCGTTCATCCTGAGTTCGATCTTTTGTCTGAAGATGGAGAGGATCGCGAGGAAGAGTTTGTCAACACTGGGAAGATCATCCCGCTGTATCCATCAAGCGAATCGCTGAGTCAGGTGGGGCTGGATAGCCGTGGGTTCCGTCGCGTCATTCGCCAAATGCTGTCGACCCATGGGGATGAGATCGAAGAAATTTTACCTCAAACGATTCTGCAGCGGCACAATTTAATGCCTTTGGCAGAAGCGTTTCAGAACATCCATTTTCCGAGCGATTTTACGCGATTAGGCCAGGCCAAGCGCCGATTAAAATTCAATGAGCTGTTTCTGATGGAGTTTTTGTTAGCCTATCGGAGGCATTATATCACTGGTCAGCAGAAGGGGATTCAATTTGCTACGGTCGGGGAGCGGGTGAAAACTTTAGTCGATCTGTTGCCATTTGAGCTGACTGAGGCACAGAAGAAGGTCTTGCGCGAGATCCGAGCGGATATGAAAAGCCCGCGGCCAATGTATCGTCTGCTACAAGGTGATGTGGGATCGGGAAAGACCATTGTTGCATTAGTGAGCATGTTGATCGCCGTGGAGAACGGTTATCAAGCGGCGTTAATGGCGCCAACGGAAATTCTTGCTGAACAGCATTATTTGACCTTCAAGCGATGGTTAGCTGGATTGGGCGTGCAGATCCATTTGCTGATCGGAGGGCAGGGGAATCGCCAGCGCGAGGAAATCCTGGCAGCGATGGAGCGCGGCGAATGCGATATCGTTGTTGGAACCCATGCCCTGATCCAAGAGCCGGTAAAATTTCATCGGTTGGGACTGGTGGTGATCGATGAGCAACACCGCTTTGGTGTGGCCCAGCGGGCGATGCTGACCGCGAAAGGCGAGCGACCCGATGTATTGGTCATGACCGCAACCCCGATCCCGCGAACTCTGTCGCTCACTATTTACGGCGATTTGGACGTTTCAATCCTGGACGAAATGCCCGAGGGTCGGCTCCCAGTGAGAACTTCATGGCGATACGAAAATAAAAGGAATGATATCTACAATTTTGTCCGGACCAAAGTGGCCGAGGGGCGGCAAGCCTACATCGTTTTTCCGCTGATTGAAGAATCCGAGAAGCTAGATCTCCAAGCAGCGACTGAAAGCTATGAGCAAATGGCCCAGGGCGTTTTTTCGCAATTCAAGTTGGCTCTGCTACATGGACGCATGAGCACGGACCAGAAGGATGCAATTATGATGGCGTTCAAAAATGGCGAGATTCAAATTTTGGTGAGCACCACCGTCATTGAAGTTGGGGTAGACGTGCCGAATGCTACCATTATGGTGATTGAAAACGCAGAACGATTTGGTCTAACCCAATTGCATCAGCTTCGCGGTCGTGTGGGCCGAGGAACGGAACAATCCTATTGTATTCTCATTGCGAAGCCTCCCCTTACCCAAGAGGCTATTACTCGACTAAATACGATGACGCAGACCACGGATGGCTTCAAGATCGCTGAAGTGGACTTGAAATTGCGCGGCCCTGGAGAATTTTTCGGGACACGCCAGCACGGATTGCCTGAACTGAAAATCGCCGATCCGATCGAAGATTTGGCACTTTTAACAAAAGCGCGTCAGGAAGCATTCAGCTTGGTAACCAATCAGGTTGAATTCGAAGCAACAGCCAAGGCGCTGGCACGCAATCCTCTGTTCCAGGACTATCGCGATAAGCTTGAATTAACGCGAATTGGCTAA
- a CDS encoding DUF1844 domain-containing protein, whose amino-acid sequence MPETLSNEERSKFLFSFLVMSYQTAALMQLGQLKDPRTQQVEKDLETAKLSIDILGMLQEKTKNNLTKDEAELLESVLRELRLAYIKETAGAESKSSA is encoded by the coding sequence ATGCCAGAAACATTATCCAATGAAGAGCGAAGCAAATTTTTATTTTCTTTTCTGGTGATGAGTTATCAGACAGCGGCGCTGATGCAATTGGGGCAACTTAAAGACCCGCGCACTCAACAAGTAGAAAAGGACCTCGAAACAGCCAAATTATCCATTGATATTTTGGGAATGCTGCAAGAAAAAACCAAAAACAATCTGACCAAAGACGAAGCGGAATTGCTCGAAAGTGTCTTGAGAGAATTGAGATTGGCATATATCAAAGAAACCGCTGGCGCTGAGTCGAAATCATCAGCGTGA
- a CDS encoding methyltransferase domain-containing protein — translation MAQKRSTLDHWEKFWQDKQQIEQVYSNEDRIYQNLNRVTGFDGKKILEVGAGSGRDSFQLARKNAIVYVLDYSPRALEIIKKLDEQQGVSLILIQSDALHLPFANETLDIVFHQGLMEHFAEPGPLLSEQFRVLKPGGLLLVDVPQRYHIYTLIKHVLILLNRWFAGWETQFSIGQLKRIVQQAGFTVVHQYGRWMRPSLFYRMSRELLKKLGLQLPLYPPGIPLFRQLRQRLSQVLAQQSWAFYTFLDIGVIAQKPSAERRWNASANGNGNQ, via the coding sequence ATGGCACAGAAGCGATCAACTTTAGACCATTGGGAGAAATTTTGGCAAGATAAGCAGCAGATTGAGCAGGTTTATTCGAACGAAGATCGGATCTATCAAAATTTGAATCGAGTGACCGGTTTTGATGGTAAGAAGATCCTCGAGGTTGGCGCAGGAAGTGGTCGGGATAGCTTTCAACTGGCGCGCAAGAATGCGATAGTTTATGTGCTAGATTACTCGCCTCGGGCGTTAGAGATCATAAAAAAATTGGATGAGCAGCAAGGAGTATCCTTGATTTTGATCCAATCCGATGCGCTCCACCTTCCTTTTGCGAATGAAACTCTGGATATAGTATTTCATCAAGGACTCATGGAGCATTTTGCTGAACCAGGGCCATTGTTGAGCGAGCAATTTCGGGTGCTCAAACCTGGAGGGCTGCTGTTGGTCGATGTGCCACAGCGGTATCATATTTACACCTTGATCAAGCATGTTCTTATTTTGTTGAATCGCTGGTTTGCAGGCTGGGAAACTCAGTTCTCTATTGGTCAACTGAAGCGAATCGTTCAACAAGCAGGTTTTACAGTTGTCCACCAATATGGTCGCTGGATGCGGCCGAGTCTATTCTATCGAATGTCAAGAGAGCTATTGAAAAAGCTCGGGCTGCAATTGCCATTATATCCCCCAGGCATTCCGTTGTTTCGCCAGCTTCGCCAGCGGCTGAGCCAGGTGCTGGCTCAGCAGTCATGGGCGTTCTACACTTTTTTGGATATAGGAGTCATTGCTCAGAAACCGTCTGCTGAACGCCGATGGAACGCTTCCGCTAATGGGAATGGAAATCAGTGA
- a CDS encoding glycosyltransferase family 4 protein, with protein sequence MGYRILVINWQDIRNPLGGGAEVHFHEIFKRIVRRGHEVTLLSCAHPDLTQHEIIDGIQVIRRGPRQLFNYVVPWLYRSQSRKQSFDIVIDDINKIPFYTPLFVKEPLIGIVHHLFGESIFRESILPIALYVKLAESLIPRIYRSVPLAVVSESTRQELIQKGFSPKALHLVGNAVDHDAYPYCPELRSTHPLIGYLGRIKKYKSVDHLIRAFAMVIQAIPTARLLIVGDGDYLSVLQKLVRELKLEQVAHFTGAINHKEKIEYLNRMWLAVNPSPKEGWGLTVIEANCCGVPVVAANSPGLRDSVIDGHTGLLYPYGDVEALAERIIRLIQNDSLRQRLAQQGIQWARQFNWEHSATSMLNLIENVLSRRK encoded by the coding sequence ATGGGATACAGGATTTTGGTAATCAATTGGCAGGATATTAGAAATCCATTGGGCGGAGGAGCGGAGGTTCATTTCCATGAGATTTTTAAACGTATCGTGCGACGGGGCCATGAGGTGACGCTGCTCAGTTGCGCCCATCCCGATCTGACGCAACATGAGATCATAGATGGCATTCAAGTAATTCGACGTGGTCCCAGGCAACTGTTCAATTACGTCGTTCCTTGGTTATATCGAAGTCAGTCGCGAAAGCAGTCATTCGATATTGTGATCGATGATATCAATAAGATCCCATTTTACACCCCGCTATTTGTTAAAGAACCGTTGATCGGTATTGTGCATCATTTGTTTGGGGAGAGTATTTTTAGGGAATCGATCTTGCCAATTGCGCTCTATGTGAAGCTTGCGGAGAGTCTGATCCCGCGGATCTATAGAAGTGTGCCGCTGGCTGTTGTTTCTGAGAGCACCCGTCAGGAGCTGATCCAAAAGGGCTTTTCTCCCAAGGCGCTTCATCTGGTGGGCAATGCGGTGGATCATGATGCTTACCCGTATTGTCCAGAGCTACGATCAACCCACCCCCTGATCGGCTACCTTGGTCGGATCAAGAAATATAAAAGCGTGGATCATTTGATCCGTGCTTTCGCCATGGTGATACAGGCGATCCCCACCGCTCGGCTATTGATCGTTGGCGATGGTGATTACTTGTCAGTACTACAAAAATTGGTTAGAGAATTAAAATTGGAACAAGTGGCTCATTTTACAGGTGCAATCAATCACAAGGAAAAAATAGAATATTTGAATCGGATGTGGCTGGCTGTGAATCCATCACCCAAAGAGGGGTGGGGCTTGACAGTGATCGAGGCCAATTGCTGTGGGGTGCCAGTGGTGGCCGCGAATTCGCCTGGGCTGCGCGATTCGGTGATCGATGGACATACTGGTCTTTTATACCCTTATGGCGATGTGGAAGCATTGGCCGAGCGGATAATCCGATTGATTCAAAACGATTCGCTGCGGCAGCGATTGGCTCAACAGGGCATTCAATGGGCTCGCCAGTTCAATTGGGAGCACTCAGCTACGTCGATGCTAAATTTGATTGAAAACGTATTATCGCGGAGGAAATGA
- a CDS encoding DUF2723 domain-containing protein, producing the protein MELDKRLNKVFAAFVLLFSLVIYLRTIAPTVSFWDCGEFIACSRILGIPHPPGAPLYILIGRIFSMIPFVPNIALRVNVISSLSSALTVMFAYLVIVRLITMFRGKPKDSSDRIILYSSGVIGALAFAFTDSFWFNAVEAEVYAISMLFTSLVVWLMLVWWEKADDPHSDRYLLMIAYLTGLAIGVHLLMILALPAMMFVVYFRKYPRLEWRSFWIFLGVLALGFFAIYPGIVKWIPNFALFLKRQTGGAVTGLFFFAAIVAVVALIAWAFNNKKRITFLALTSFLLILLATSSYLAIYIRSNLNPEIDENDPENMENMVSYLNREQYGDWGIFPRRYPGLLSQPEFERRFPYSNYRTYNLGRQLDFLWNYQIKEMYLRYFGWQFIGHGTTLDEEGRIKENFSLLGLLGIPFLVGIIGMVYHFSKDWKHASVILMLFIMTGIAIVIYLNQEDPQPRERDYVYVGSFFAFALWIGIGVSAITDYFKKLSQKFKPWAKIAMLAAVVLCLFFILPINLLAHNFESHDRTGEYVAYDYSYNILQSCEPHGILFTNGDNDTFPLWYLQFVEGIRKDVRVVNLSLLNTHWYIKQLRDQEPRVPISLSDWQIDRMEAEYWPEPKTVRLDVPREAYLRDIGESVERKPLMQNIEEHPQIVFDLKPTLDNVAIRVQDKMILNIIATNRFQKPIYFALTVSSDNQLNLQDYLRMDGLVFKLVTYPTKDLPLSPTHLRANLLEKFQYRNLNNPNVYFNENIKGLLRNYQGAFFQLAQFYLRERMHDDMTTVLDKLQTIMPDTVIPIRKELQFQIGRMYYFAGQHDKFKAILLKLIARNDVPIDEKLQYAEIFVQAYPNEAQTVIKLVQNLNQAYPSFQDAYYWLARQYINAKDYQNGIDILNKWLLRNPNDKSTAAQIEQLKKIMETAPKDTAPHMPTESDTASQN; encoded by the coding sequence ATGGAGTTGGACAAGCGTTTGAATAAGGTATTCGCTGCTTTCGTCTTGTTATTTTCACTGGTCATTTATTTGAGAACGATCGCACCAACTGTCTCATTTTGGGATTGCGGCGAGTTTATCGCCTGCTCGCGTATCCTGGGCATTCCGCATCCCCCTGGCGCGCCGCTTTACATCCTGATCGGACGTATTTTCAGTATGATCCCTTTTGTCCCAAATATCGCTTTGCGCGTGAACGTCATTTCATCGCTTTCCAGCGCTTTAACCGTGATGTTCGCTTATTTGGTCATCGTTCGTTTGATCACCATGTTCCGTGGGAAACCCAAAGATAGTTCCGATCGAATCATCCTTTATTCCAGCGGTGTGATCGGCGCACTGGCTTTCGCTTTCACCGATAGTTTCTGGTTCAATGCGGTGGAAGCCGAGGTCTATGCCATCAGTATGTTATTCACTTCTCTGGTCGTCTGGCTAATGCTGGTTTGGTGGGAAAAAGCGGACGACCCGCATAGCGACCGCTATCTCCTGATGATCGCTTACTTGACCGGCCTTGCTATTGGTGTCCATTTGCTGATGATATTAGCGTTACCAGCGATGATGTTTGTCGTCTATTTCAGAAAATATCCTCGATTAGAATGGCGGTCATTTTGGATTTTTTTAGGGGTTCTGGCGTTGGGATTCTTTGCCATTTACCCAGGAATTGTCAAGTGGATTCCAAACTTTGCGCTCTTTTTGAAGCGACAAACCGGGGGTGCAGTCACTGGTTTGTTTTTCTTCGCTGCCATCGTCGCCGTTGTGGCCTTGATTGCCTGGGCATTCAATAATAAAAAACGAATTACATTCCTTGCTTTAACATCTTTTTTGCTGATTTTACTCGCTACCTCCAGCTACCTGGCCATTTATATTCGATCGAATTTGAATCCCGAGATTGATGAAAACGACCCAGAAAATATGGAGAACATGGTCAGCTATCTCAATCGTGAACAATATGGCGATTGGGGCATCTTTCCGCGACGCTATCCCGGCTTGCTTTCTCAGCCTGAATTCGAACGAAGATTCCCGTATAGCAATTATCGAACCTACAATCTGGGCCGACAGCTCGATTTTCTCTGGAATTACCAGATCAAAGAGATGTATCTCCGATATTTCGGATGGCAATTCATCGGCCATGGCACGACGTTGGATGAAGAAGGCCGTATCAAGGAAAATTTCAGCTTATTGGGACTGTTAGGAATCCCATTCTTAGTTGGGATCATCGGCATGGTCTATCATTTTTCAAAGGACTGGAAGCATGCGTCGGTGATTTTGATGTTGTTCATTATGACCGGGATAGCGATCGTCATCTATTTGAATCAGGAGGATCCTCAGCCACGGGAGCGAGACTATGTCTATGTCGGCTCATTTTTTGCCTTCGCGCTCTGGATCGGCATTGGCGTATCGGCGATCACCGATTATTTCAAGAAACTCAGCCAAAAATTTAAACCTTGGGCGAAAATAGCCATGCTTGCTGCGGTGGTGTTATGCCTGTTTTTTATTCTGCCGATCAATTTATTAGCTCATAATTTTGAATCCCATGATCGCACCGGCGAATATGTGGCTTATGATTATTCTTATAACATTCTGCAAAGTTGCGAGCCGCACGGGATCTTGTTTACCAATGGAGATAACGACACCTTCCCATTATGGTATTTGCAGTTCGTGGAGGGAATTCGGAAGGATGTCCGCGTCGTCAATCTGAGCCTTTTGAATACCCATTGGTATATTAAGCAATTGCGCGACCAAGAACCTCGGGTGCCGATTAGCTTAAGTGACTGGCAGATCGATCGGATGGAGGCGGAATATTGGCCAGAGCCCAAAACCGTCCGCCTCGATGTGCCTCGCGAAGCTTACTTGCGCGACATTGGGGAGAGCGTCGAGCGAAAGCCATTGATGCAGAACATTGAAGAGCATCCACAGATCGTTTTCGATTTGAAGCCGACCCTGGATAATGTGGCTATTCGGGTCCAGGATAAAATGATCCTCAATATTATCGCCACCAACCGTTTTCAGAAGCCGATCTATTTTGCCCTGACGGTCTCTTCAGATAATCAGCTCAATCTCCAGGATTATCTGCGAATGGATGGACTGGTATTTAAGTTGGTCACTTATCCGACGAAAGATCTGCCGCTTTCTCCGACCCATTTGCGAGCTAACTTGCTCGAGAAATTTCAATATCGCAATCTGAATAATCCCAATGTCTACTTCAACGAAAATATCAAGGGATTATTGCGCAATTATCAGGGCGCCTTTTTCCAATTGGCGCAGTTCTATCTCCGCGAGCGCATGCATGATGATATGACTACAGTATTGGATAAATTGCAAACGATCATGCCCGATACCGTCATCCCTATTCGCAAAGAACTCCAATTTCAGATCGGGCGAATGTACTATTTTGCTGGTCAGCATGATAAATTCAAGGCAATTCTCTTGAAATTGATCGCACGCAACGATGTACCGATTGATGAAAAACTTCAATACGCTGAGATCTTCGTCCAAGCCTATCCTAATGAGGCTCAAACGGTAATAAAATTGGTTCAAAATTTAAATCAAGCGTATCCATCATTTCAGGACGCATATTACTGGTTGGCGCGCCAATACATCAACGCTAAGGATTATCAGAACGGAATTGATATATTGAATAAATGGTTGCTGCGAAACCCGAACGATAAAAGCACTGCTGCACAAATCGAACAACTGAAAAAGATAATGGAGACAGCACCAAAGGATACTGCGCCACACATGCCCACAGAATCGGATACTGCCTCTCAAAATTGA
- a CDS encoding DUF2723 domain-containing protein, with the protein MEHKHWVHRVVAFGVWVSSLVTYLLTIAPTTSFWDCGEFITCAYILGVPHPPGAPFYILLGRIFSMIPLASDIGLRVNIISAIATAFTTMLTYLIIVRLIRFWRPKLDRLEDLLIVYGGSALGALAFAFSETLWFNAVEAEVYAISTLFTVLVFWLILVWHQHAESPDSDKYILIIAYCIGLAIGVHLLNILAIPALCFIFFSRNQMLKLRDLLVFITIALGTAFISLAIYIHTKQLLFALIIPIVVSIAIARKRHQFPMQFRLLVFSLVALGILGVVYPGIVKWLPNFVLLLSRQFGSRFVLIWSFTSVLALLLAIALLIHLKKRTLMIILTSLLLILLGASTYTSVYLRSQLNPAIDENDPETLENLVSYINREQYGDWSYVERRAPLWEYQIKKMYLRYLFWQYFGKGTIRDAQGLIKETVSWRGLWGIPFLLGMIGMFHHFVKDRHRAIAVLLLFLMTGLAIVLYLNQTDPQPRERDYVYVGSFFAFALWIGIGCASGLEALSRKLHGLSADRRTALLALAFALLVLLVPIKMLAFNFHQQDRSGNYVAFDYSYNLLQSCEPDAILFTNGDNDTFPLWFLQYVKQIRRDIRVVNLSLLNTPWYIKQLRDQEPRVPISLKDVEIDQLTPIFWPESRIIKIPVPPEVYQQELQELEHRTEFVKKAKEEPPEIIFELGPTFIGKAIRIQDWMVLNIIATNQFRKPIYFAVTVSRESMLNLSDYLRMDGLAYKLVTYPGQEISPARLRRNLCDVFQYRNLDNPRVYYDDSTIGLLMNYRIGFLRLAYFYHREKMHQDLVATLDAMQQRIPPAIIPLPDPRIALTISGMYLDAGHPTKAEQIILDLLDQQPDFMNAYYLLFNIYAETRNHEAGILMARRLLARDPNNATAKFWLSRFESMNQQTQDTLHNN; encoded by the coding sequence ATGGAACATAAACATTGGGTGCATCGGGTAGTTGCCTTTGGCGTTTGGGTGAGTTCTTTGGTGACCTATCTTCTCACCATCGCTCCGACAACGTCATTTTGGGATTGCGGGGAATTTATCACTTGCGCTTATATTCTTGGGGTGCCACATCCGCCAGGCGCCCCATTCTATATTTTATTGGGACGGATCTTCAGCATGATCCCATTGGCCTCCGATATTGGGCTCCGCGTCAATATTATTTCGGCCATCGCAACGGCGTTCACCACAATGCTCACCTATCTGATCATTGTTCGGCTGATTAGATTCTGGCGTCCTAAGCTCGATCGGCTGGAGGATCTGCTCATCGTGTACGGCGGAAGTGCGCTGGGAGCATTAGCGTTCGCTTTCTCTGAAACGTTGTGGTTTAACGCGGTCGAAGCTGAAGTCTATGCCATCAGTACCCTGTTCACTGTGCTGGTCTTCTGGTTGATTTTAGTATGGCATCAGCACGCAGAATCACCAGATAGCGACAAATATATCTTAATAATCGCCTATTGCATCGGTCTCGCAATAGGGGTTCATTTGCTCAACATCTTGGCGATCCCAGCGCTTTGCTTCATTTTCTTCAGCCGCAATCAGATGCTGAAATTGCGCGATCTCCTGGTGTTTATCACAATTGCCCTCGGTACGGCGTTCATAAGTCTGGCCATTTACATCCATACCAAACAACTGCTGTTCGCGCTGATCATCCCCATCGTGGTCAGTATAGCCATTGCGAGAAAGCGGCATCAATTTCCGATGCAATTTCGATTGTTGGTCTTCAGCCTGGTGGCTCTGGGAATCCTTGGTGTTGTCTATCCTGGGATCGTCAAATGGCTCCCTAATTTTGTTTTGCTCCTGAGTCGACAATTTGGCAGTCGCTTTGTGCTGATCTGGTCATTTACATCAGTGTTGGCTTTATTGTTAGCCATCGCGCTCTTGATCCATCTCAAAAAGCGCACTTTAATGATCATATTAACATCTTTGCTTTTGATCCTCCTTGGTGCTTCTACTTATACCAGCGTCTATCTGCGCTCCCAGTTGAATCCCGCCATCGACGAGAACGATCCAGAGACGCTTGAAAATCTGGTGAGCTACATTAACCGGGAACAGTATGGGGATTGGAGCTATGTGGAACGTCGCGCCCCATTATGGGAATATCAGATCAAAAAGATGTATTTGCGCTATTTGTTCTGGCAGTATTTCGGAAAGGGGACGATCCGCGATGCGCAAGGGTTAATAAAAGAGACCGTGAGCTGGCGAGGTTTATGGGGCATTCCGTTCTTATTGGGAATGATCGGCATGTTCCATCATTTTGTGAAAGACCGGCATCGGGCGATCGCTGTGTTGCTGCTCTTTTTGATGACTGGGCTGGCAATTGTGCTCTATTTGAACCAAACCGATCCGCAGCCTCGCGAGCGAGACTATGTTTACGTAGGTTCATTTTTTGCCTTTGCGCTATGGATTGGGATTGGCTGTGCAAGCGGGTTAGAGGCCCTTTCAAGAAAATTGCATGGTCTCTCTGCTGATCGACGCACAGCGCTGTTGGCTTTGGCATTCGCCTTGTTGGTTCTCCTCGTCCCGATCAAAATGCTGGCATTTAATTTTCATCAACAGGATCGCAGCGGCAATTATGTGGCATTTGATTACTCCTATAATTTGCTCCAGAGCTGTGAGCCGGATGCGATCTTGTTTACCAATGGTGATAACGATACTTTTCCGCTCTGGTTTTTGCAATATGTGAAGCAAATCCGACGCGACATCCGAGTGGTGAATTTGAGCCTTTTGAATACACCCTGGTACATCAAGCAATTGCGCGACCAGGAACCGCGCGTGCCAATTAGTTTGAAAGATGTGGAAATCGATCAATTAACCCCAATCTTTTGGCCTGAATCGAGGATCATCAAAATTCCAGTGCCGCCTGAAGTATATCAGCAGGAACTTCAGGAGTTGGAGCATCGAACTGAATTTGTCAAAAAAGCGAAAGAAGAGCCCCCTGAGATCATCTTTGAATTGGGGCCAACTTTTATTGGCAAGGCGATCCGCATCCAGGACTGGATGGTGCTGAACATCATCGCCACAAATCAATTTCGAAAGCCGATTTACTTTGCTGTCACGGTCTCCCGCGAAAGTATGCTCAATCTATCCGATTACTTGCGGATGGATGGCCTGGCTTATAAGTTGGTCACCTACCCTGGTCAGGAAATTTCGCCTGCACGTTTGCGCCGCAACCTGTGCGATGTGTTTCAATATCGAAATCTGGACAACCCTCGGGTCTATTATGATGATAGCACCATTGGTCTGCTGATGAATTATCGCATTGGATTTTTACGATTAGCTTATTTCTACCATCGGGAGAAGATGCATCAAGATTTGGTGGCAACTCTGGATGCCATGCAGCAGCGCATTCCGCCCGCGATTATCCCTTTGCCCGACCCACGAATTGCGTTGACGATCAGCGGGATGTATCTGGATGCTGGACATCCCACCAAAGCCGAACAAATCATTTTAGACTTGCTGGACCAGCAACCTGATTTTATGAACGCCTATTATCTTCTGTTTAATATCTATGCCGAAACGCGCAATCATGAGGCCGGCATCCTCATGGCCCGTCGATTATTAGCCAGGGACCCCAATAATGCAACGGCCAAATTTTGGTTATCCCGATTCGAATCGATGAACCAACAAACTCAAGATACTTTGCATAACAATTAG
- a CDS encoding flippase-like domain-containing protein encodes MIKKILIPFIKVLVSLTLIVLLLSKLGLHQVAAQLSVANLWWIALATLLFIASNLLGSIQWFWLLKSQAVDIPLSRVIAYYHVGLFFNNFLIGYVGGDAIRIFDISRHSGNSSLAISTVLMDRLIGFVMLTTLALVAGVLWHSIFQSDTILLVLGAILCCWLFSFVVLFHERFARRISWIFRLLLPVRLKKKMKQVYVSINSFKNEQKLLVQVLIVSAAIQTLRIVVHYYAALAVGINVHLKYFFIFVPAIALLSSLPISIGGIGIRETSGVALFSQINSIPAEAIVAMEFLSYLIGLLATIPGGLIFMFRPERIPSDQNDQL; translated from the coding sequence GTGATAAAAAAAATACTGATCCCTTTTATCAAAGTCCTGGTGAGCTTGACGCTCATCGTCCTGTTGTTATCCAAGCTTGGATTGCATCAAGTAGCCGCCCAATTGTCAGTAGCAAATCTCTGGTGGATCGCGCTTGCCACGTTGTTGTTTATAGCCAGCAACCTATTGGGTTCAATCCAGTGGTTCTGGCTATTGAAAAGTCAAGCCGTAGATATCCCGCTAAGCCGAGTGATCGCTTATTACCATGTCGGCCTATTCTTTAATAATTTTCTTATCGGCTACGTTGGTGGCGACGCCATTCGTATCTTTGACATCTCCAGACATTCCGGCAATTCATCGCTGGCTATTTCCACAGTGCTCATGGATCGCTTGATCGGATTTGTCATGCTGACCACGTTAGCGCTCGTTGCAGGGGTACTGTGGCATAGCATCTTTCAGTCGGATACCATTCTCCTGGTTCTCGGTGCGATCTTATGTTGCTGGCTCTTTTCATTTGTGGTGCTATTTCATGAGAGATTTGCCCGGCGTATCAGTTGGATTTTTCGGCTCCTTTTGCCTGTTCGACTCAAAAAGAAAATGAAACAAGTCTATGTGAGCATCAACTCGTTTAAAAACGAACAAAAATTATTGGTTCAGGTGCTGATTGTGTCGGCTGCAATTCAAACGCTCCGGATTGTGGTCCACTATTATGCGGCATTAGCCGTTGGGATTAACGTACATCTCAAATATTTTTTCATTTTTGTGCCAGCTATTGCCCTCTTATCCAGTCTGCCGATCTCCATCGGAGGAATTGGCATTCGAGAGACCAGTGGGGTCGCGCTGTTTTCCCAGATCAATTCAATCCCGGCTGAGGCGATCGTGGCAATGGAATTTCTATCCTATCTCATCGGATTGCTGGCCACTATCCCCGGGGGATTGATCTTTATGTTTAGGCCCGAGAGAATCCCGTCGGATCAGAACGATCAGCTATAA